The DNA region CAGAGTTCTTGATTTTAGGTACCTGTCTGCTCCTCATTCTCGCCACGTGACACTTTTACTttctatttcactttttttttttttttaaagatttatttatttattatatataagtacactgtagctgtcttcagatacaccagaagagggcatcagatctctttacagatggttgtgagccaccatgtggttgctgggaattgaactcatgacctctggaagagcagtcgggtgctcttaaccgctgagccatctctccagccctctatttCACTTTTTAAGAAGGAGAAGCCTCTTGAATATATGGCAAGTAGCATTGAGCATTTATATACCCAAAGGATTTGTGCACATggccatatacatacacacacacacacacagagagagagagagagagagagagagagagagagagagagagagacagcgagagagagagaggagcactAAAGGGTAGGGTTGTTACATGATAAAGATTCAGATTGAACTTTCCAAGCActtaatatttcttttctctttcaaaaaaaaGACCCAGTCATCGAAAGAAAACCTTGAGAGGTGTTGGACCACTACCGAATCAGAAAAGGTTACCTTTGAAACTCAGAACAACAACCTTGCTGCAGAAAATAAGTATTTAAGACTATctctggagaaggaagagaaaacccTGTCTTCATTACAGGAAGAGTTACGGCAACTAAAGGAGCAGATTAGATTGTTGGAAGATAAAGGCACAAGTACTCAGTTAGTTAGAGAGAACCAGGTTCTTAAGCGGTACTTAGAagtggaaaaacagaaaacaaatagcTTCCTTAATGAAAGGGTGACTCTCTTGGAGGAAGCAAGGGTGCTGAAAAGGGACCTGGAGAGAGAACGGCTCACAGCAATGGCTCTGCGGGCAGAACTGGAGCAGTTAGCCCCTCGCCAGGCACAGGGCCATGCAGATTCTCCTAGTGTgcaaaggggagagaaggaaattgTGCTCTTACAGCAGAGGCTTGCTGAGCTGGAGCAGAAGCTCAGCTTTGAGCAGCAGCGCTCTGATTTGTGGGAGAGACTGTATGTTGAGGCAAAGGATCAACATGGAAAGCAGGAGGCGGacgggaggaagagaggaagcaaaGGAAGCCACAGGGTGAAGAGCAAGTCCAAGGAGACATTTCTGGGGACAGTTAAGGAAACATTTGATGCTATGAAGAATTCTACCAAGGAGTTTGTAAGACATCATAAAGAAAAaatcaagcaggcaaaagaaGCTGTGAAGGAAAATCTGAAAAAGTTCTCAGATTCAGTCAAATCTACTTTTCGACATTTCAAAGATACTACCAAGAATATCTTTGATGAAAAGGGAAGTAAGAGATTCAGGGCTTCAAAAGAAGAAGCAACTGAGAAGCCAAGAACAGCTTACAGTTATTCTTCATACTCAGAGCGGGAGGCACCAGACCAAAACCAGAATTGCAGAGGCCCTTCcgcacagagggacagagggagagaaaagccCAGTCATTCTGAAGAAATTAGACAAACTACaaattcatatacatacaaggCCAAGTTTGACTGCAGAGGCACCCATTCCACCAGAAAGGTTTGTTCAGGTATGTTTGAATGTGCTGGACAGGAATCCATTAGCCCTGTTAATCAAGCGGGTCCTGTTAGGATGAATGACTTTAAACAGCTGATTCACTGGTATTTACTGAATGAACTGGATACTTTTCACCACTGGAAAGAACTGGATCAGTTCATCAGTCCGTTTTTCCTGAACGGTGTCTTTAGACATGACCAGAAGCCCTTCGCCGACTTTGTTGATGATGTGAAAGGTTACCTTAAGAGCATAAAGGAGTATCAAGTAGAGGATGACAATTTGGAGAAGTTGGACGGATGTATATATAGACACTTTGGGCACGTTTTCGCCCTTCCATTCGGACCCAGGTCGGTTTACATAAAACCATGTTATTATAATAGCTTCTAACAATGATACAGTTAATGATAAAATGCAtaatagcattttattttattttttaatactttgaGCTTCTTGGAAGGTTACTGTTTATAAGAGACAAGCTTTATTGACAATGAAATTCAGAATAAATTGAAAGacagagttttaaaattataactattgcaaactgaaaaaaaatccatgtcaATCACTTAGACTTGAACaaatgattaaaaattaaagggtatataaacttttttttttttttttggttcttttttttcggagctggggaccgaacccagggccttgcgcttcctaggcaagcgctctaccactgagctaaatccccaacccctaagggtATATAAACTTAATTGAGCCAATCTAGCTTCTTTCAGTATAGTTTATATAATTAGGtgaaattatttacttttaatctTTGACTTAGGAAGCTAGAAACAAAGACTTTAACGTAAAGCCCAGGTCATGTGGAGCTGCCTACCTGCAGTCACTGTCAGTTTCGTTGAGTTCAGGAGCACTCAGTGCAGCCTTACTCCTGAGAAGGGTGCTGGGTGCTCAGAGCCACACAGCCCCACAATGTTCTTCAAGACTGTGTCGTTGTCCTTCAGCCTTTCCTTCTGTAACTGTAAATGTCTGTTACTCTGAGAGTCAAGTTCCGTCTTCATAATAAATGCAATGTGCCTATAAAATAATGAGACTGGTTTCTGATGTCTTCAGTTCTTGAAGCAGATCTCTGGTGCTTTAATGAGCAGTGTTGGAGGCTGCTTTGCGGAAACGTAAACAACTCCTTGCTGTTCAAGGGCTAGATGTGCAGGGAGAGGCATGAAGGTGTAGTGGCCGCAGGTAGCCTAGAGATGGTTGGAAAATCTTCATGGTTGAAGTAACCTTGCATTGAAGCGTGCTTTGAAACTAGCTTTTGGAAGAGAAGTGAGGGTTAGTACTTGGTTAGAGGAGGGTCCTTCCTGGAATAGAAGGTCATTTGCAAAGGCATGGAGAAATGAAGACCTACTACTTTGCAGAAACAGGTGAGCTGGGGTGAACCAGGAAggtctccatttttgtcctgagTTATCTTTCTTGTGAGAGGGAGAATTTCTGGAGGATCTTGTTACTGGGTGGGATGATGCCTAGCCCTTTAGATGACTGGCAGCAGCACGAGGGTCAATTGGCAAGGTATGCAGCCAACTGTGCTGGTCTGCACATGAGAAGCTGATGGGAATCTGAATGAAGTCATCGAAGGTGGTGAGGAGCAGACAAGATACATTTTAAACAACTCACAAAGTGAGACAGTTATATCTTGTGTAAGGAAAGTAGAAAGTAAGTGTTGTGGGTGTATCTGAAATGACTTCACAGTTGGCTATTGATATTACTCAGAATACCAGAAGGAAGTCCTAAGCAAGAGGAACCGGAAGCAAATTGATTTTGGAGATATCTGTTGACATTCTTGGGAGAGGATGGGTTGGTAGTAAGTCAGTCCCCACTGGAAGGTCTAGGGTAGGGGACACCAACATCTGTGCTGGTTATAGAAAAGGCTAATCAAGACGAGTGCAGAGTGACAAGAGCCCAGAGATGTCAAGACAGGTGCTTAGAGCTGAGGACTGCAGGGTGCTGGCACACAGGTCTTCATGTAAAGCAGTGGAGAAGCCTGCTGGCAGAGTGTGAAGAGAGCAGTGCCTGCTCGCTGCACTTGTCGGAGGAGGGGGAGAGTTGGAGACTGTGTTGCAAGATGTGTATTCATCTCAGCTGAGGGATAAAGCCAATGGAGACGAGACTGGTTGTTCTTACTGGAGTGATAATGGAAACACctcattattttattgttacattCCTGCTCCTCATCCCCTGCTAGGTCCCCCCTTCCAGCCAGTGCAGGCGTATTGACGCCTATCCTTTTTTCTTCAGTGTTGAAGTAATATCCCTCTCCCCTGGTATTATAATaggattttattttacattttatctcTGCAGTGTTCAGATAGGTTAATGGAGAAAAACattgttatttttacttttagacAACTGAACTCTAACATAGATAAAAAATTTGTTTACTACTTTCAGTCGACCTGATAAAAAGCAACGTATGGTAAATATTGAAAACTCCAGGCACCGAAAACAAGAGCAGAAGCACCTTCATCCACAGCCTTGTAAAAGGGAAGGTAAATGGTATAAATACGGTCGCGCTAATGGAAGACACACGGCAAATCTCGAGATAGAACTGGGCCAGTTACCTTTTGACCCTAAGTACTGATTCGTGATTAAGTTAAGTTAGGAAGTTAAGAGATGTGGATGCTTTCTACTTCTTTTGATGTTGAAATTAGGATGAACTCCCCGTGACTGTCTTTATATTATGCAAAAGCAAAGCTTACtaacttgcattttcctgtagcttaggtttattaaaaacaaaaacttttttttttttttgctctgggaaaaaaaaaacaaacaaaccagtagttTTCAGGAAGCCAGGCATGAGACATTGTGTGCATGAAACAAGGCTGGGTTTGAGTAGCTGAGCTTAGAGCAAGCTTGGCTCACACAGGGCAGTCAGTGCCGTGTGTGGGTGTGCAGCAGGGCTTAAGCTGAGGTGGGACTCCGCTCTAACGTTTTCTACTCTCATGCTTTTGTCTCTTCTGTGGGTTCAAGAGCCTGTTGGCTTGTGAAGAGCTTGCTGGCTTGTCTTGTGAACTCTTGCACACCTGAATACTATGGAAGAATCAATAAACTGCACCATGAGGAAAACTAAAGGTCTCTCTCAAGTCTGGCGCCGAATTAAATGTTCCCTGAGAATGCCTCAGGACAGTGTATGGTACATCTGTCCCCAGTGGCTTCCCCTCATGTCACGAGTCACCTGCAGTTTCTCTCAGTTATGCCAACGTCTCTGCAGAAGTCCTCACAGTTCAGTTCCCTCCTGTGCTGACTCTGCTGGTTAACCTCCGCTCGTAGACATGTATGTGACTGCCAGTTCGACGCTCTGGCCAATGAGTGTGGAAGAAAGTAGCAGTCCTCTCATAGTTCCCTGAGGTGAGGAAGGCATGGATCTCCTGCAAGTAAATAAAGGCATGTTTGCCAAGTGCGATTTCAAGGAATTCTAGAGTTGCCAATTAcagtttttcttttgtgactttttCCTTCTCAAAGCAAAATTTCTGGTGAAAGCAGCAACTGCGGCAGATAATCCTACTAGCGAGTTACAGAACAGGGTGATTGTACTCGGGAAAAGAGATCAATTATGGAGGATGGGGGTTGGAATCATTACGTTTTGTCAACTTTACTGGATTAAGAAACTATTAGGCCAGGCAGTTGTCATattcctttcatcccagcactcaagaggcagaagcaggcacatcgctatgagtttgaggccagccttagggtgggcagaagagatggctcatttgGTCACCTGGTTCCTGACCAAGCACGAGGCTCTGAGTTCAGATGCCTTAAGTCctacctagcacttgggaggcagaggcagatggagtctgtgagttccagaacagccagggctacattgtgagaccctgtctcaaaaagtaaacccagacatggtggcacatacctgtcgCTAATAGTGGGTCATTGGAGTGTGACAGAGATCGGATTTGGGGGGCTGTGGCCAGCCATAGTTGTTATGTTTAGTGAGAGATCAGGCTCAGAGAATGAGGTGGAAAGAGACAGGAAGCCACATTGGTCGACTTGAACCTCTGGCCTTTCCACATGTATGTAAGAAACTTggctacacatacacatgaggaAACAGGACAGGGAGCAATGAAGCACGTTTCCTAAGTTTGTAAGTTTTTAAGACTTGAGGGAAGACCTTCCCTGAACGTGGATGGCACGTTCCTGTGGCCCGTGGTCCAGTGTGcataaagagaagaagagagcagCCTGAACCAGGGCGTTCCCCTTTATTACATGCTGTTCCACAGGCCAGGCGGGCTCACGTCCAGCTGCAACTGGGGAGCTGTCCCCACCCAGCACCGTGCCTCCTCTGCCACATGCCACTTCTGCCATTAGAGAACTAACTCATACAGGGGATGAGAGGGGTCAGTGAAGCAGACTCTTAATGAAAACACTGAGCTGACTATTTCAAGTTGACATACCTTCTCCAGAACATTGAAGGTGACCAAGTGAGTGGGGAGTGACACATTGCTGTGAAACTCTTGTTGTAACCAGCCTAAGGGGTTTAAGTAGAACGTATCTGCTTCATCAAGATACTGAGTTTTTCCAGTCAAGTCTGGGGGACACTGGAGAAACCGCATGGACAGTGGGCAGTGAACATGGCTGTGGAAAAAAGGTCAAAAGAGTTAAACACCCCAAGTTTCTGTCctttcaggctgaccttgaccccAGGCAGAACTGCCTTCCTCACCTGTAGTAAGGCGTGGAGTGGCAGGGCATCATGATGAATACTGAGGCCGGAGCTGGGTCAGGGCCTCTGGGGCAGACTTTCTGAATGTGACTCATGACGTCCAGCGTGCCTCTCTGATGAACTAGGCCAGTGTAGAGTGCCAGCAGCACATTTGACAAGAGCAGGAAGCTCAGAGCTGCCTTCCTCCATGCCTTCAGGTGGGCTAGCGAGTAGCCTGCATGGAGAAGGATGGGTCAGTGAGGCACAGGCGCTCGCTTCCTGCTATCAGCAAGTGCATTTGTATAATTCCCCAGGCAGACAGAAGCAGTGGGACTGTGTGTCAAACAGGCAGTAAGCGAGTCAACTCCTGACCACTCACCACACTGCACTCAGGCAGGGTCTAGCCTTCTAGTCAAAGGCACGGTGTGGACAATAGCAGTTCATTCTTAACTTGTAGTCTAAGTCTCCGAGGGACCTGACATCCTAAGATTTCCAACGGGATTTCTGAAATTTGAATGATTCCAGGACAGTTGGAAGGACATAGTGAAACAGCTAGCCCGGACTAAGATTCATGATTTTCTTAACAGGGAGCAATACTGCTTGTTCAGTCCTACCCGGTTAGATGCCACCACCCAGTAggcatttttatttgcatgtaaTGTGGAGATGGAGTTCTCATAAGCATCATTTCAAGTGCCCGCTTTGCTCCTGTTGTCTGGTCCTAAGAAGGGCTGTGCCAAGTGCCAGGGTGCTGCCTTGGCTTCCATCTCACAGAATACAAACCATTCTATGTGAACTAGCTCTTAGTATGCCTGTGGGTTTTGTGGGATTTGGAATggggttttactgtgtagcccaagctggcttcaaactccagcctctcaagtactgggctTACAGTTATGTGCTGATAAATGCACTGGTCACCTTACTGGCATGGGCTTTAGGTTCTGTCGAGTAGTTAGAACAACCAGTCTTCTCCAGCAGTGATTTACCAAGGTGGCTCACACTGTGGAGAGGGTGGGAAGCCCTGAGCTTTCACTTAGTAATTCCATCTCCTGTGCTGCACGTGGCAAGGACTTCTAAAAACAGAACACAAACCCAAGGTCTCTGGTGACAcatcagaggcaggtggagttctgagttcaagggcagcctggtgagttcaggacggtagggttatacagagaagccctgacttgggggaaagaaaaaaaagcaaaggtcaaggacccccccccccccccccgattaCCTTCTCTAGTATGTTCGGTCACTTAATCTCTACATTTTTAAACATTGCTGGGAAGGAAGGCTGTTAAGTCAGTTATGGTGTTTAcatgagaaaaggaaaggggtaGTTTCTTTAGCTGGAGAACCAGTAGAGGAGGACAAAGGGCAAGGCTGACCTATATCTTACCCTCTGCACAGGCAGAGGTACCAGCAAGTTTAGATTGCAGTTGTCTTAAGGAAATAGGCTGTATTTTCACTGACCACAACCTCAATACTGAATCTTTCAAGAAAGATCTTGTGGCGGAATTGTGAACATCAGACACTGAAATTAACTGGAGAATATCTAGTCTGTGATCCCAGTAATCCCACCTagtagggaggtggaggcaagaggggcgaaagtttgaggctagcctgggcaacttagcaaGATCTTCTGGTTGAAGCAGTGGCTTCCAGGGAAGAGGACTGGGAGGGGTGCCAGCAAGTGGGGAAAGgtcttgccacacaagcctgagttggatccctagAATTCATCCTCCCAGGTCTCACTAAGATGGTCTGGAATTCTGGTTTCTTCAGTCTCTATCTACCTCCCAAGCGCAAGGATTACACCACACCTGCTGATGTGTTGTTTTGGAGTTTGCAATTTTTTCCTTGTCACAGGATCTTGCcactcatgtaacccaggctgtccttaacCAGCAGTCCTCTGGCCTCGGCTGCTGGAGTGCAGACAGGCACCACTTTCCCTGGCCTTAGAACACagaatctgtgttgaagcagtgCATAAGTAATGTTGACAGGCGGATCGGAACTCAGAACCAGCACTCTTCAGTGGGATGCAAGGTCTCTGCTGGCTGGGAATAAACCAGTGATGTGGAATACTGGTTGGCAGTACATCAGCACCTCAGCATTGGCTATTAGGTCAGAAACCAAGGTACAGAGCACACTATGAGGAACTTAGATGCTGTTATCCAGACTTAGCCTTAGAGGACATTGAGGGCATCTGGCTAGAGTCTAGAGACTGAAAAACCTTGGGTTTTAATCACCTCTTGAATCTGGCCTGGCTTTTGATTTGCCGTGACCCAAAGACTGGTGAAAGACCCTGTATATTCCTGTATATTTCAGGCCCAGGCCTCCTATCCTCCCACTCTTCTCTCGGAATCCTGAAAGTACTGCGTAAGAAGCCCCATCTGACCCATGGGCAGTGAGAAGGCTCCGGAGTGGATGTACTTCGACATACAGCTAGCCTGGCCCACACAGCCCTGCCAGTGCTCCGCCCAGTCACTGTGAGTGAGCATGGCTAAGATGTGGCTCATGAGAATTAGTGGCATTAAAAGTCACTACTACACAGCCGTGGCTGGCAGTGGCATTACATGAAACAGGTTAAAATAGGTCACAAGAATGGAATAAGGCTTAGATTTGAAGAGTTTGGGAAAGACTCAATAATTCTAAGGAGAGCTGCATAGTACAGCAAGCCTGTCATCCTATCACACTGCTGGATAAGCTTAGGCAGGGTAGTctggagttcaagtccagcctctgACATAGTGAGAATGCTGCATGggtgtttcaggccagccagactCTGTCTTACCTCCTACCCTGGCAAAAGAGTAGACTGTCCAGTGGATCATTCTTTTATCTTCTATAATACAGAAAAATGTCATTTAGGGGCTAGGCAGAGTGGCTCACATCTGTGATCCAAGCACTTGggttgaggcaagaggatggCTGGCCCTTGAGTTCAGGTCTGGCCTCAGAGAGAGCTCTAAGTCAGCTCTGTCTCTATAACCAGACAACAGAAACCCATAGGTCATTagattacaaaaaagaaaatactgcagtaatagtttagggaagttttcattgAGCCTAGTTCGAAGTAAATAGCTCCTTAGGCATCGACAGACTCTTAATGTTTtattgctgttttgagacaggatcttgctgttGAAGCCCAGTCCACCCCGACTTGTggttgatcctcctgccttttcctcccctgGGCTGGGATTACAGCAGTGCTGTCAAGTCTGGCTTCACTTAGCTACTCTTTATTAACCAAAAATACTTACCACAGAACACCATGCAAAATGGTAAAACTGGATAGATAAATCTGAATTCTTTGTGGCCCAACATGCTATAATAAAAGATATTAAGACAAAACATTAATTTTACATTAGTATGAGAAATTAATGTATTTAAACTATACAATCTGTTCATTTTTCAAGTATTTGTCactgaattcttttttatttgttacaTGGCATTATACCATGTATCAGACTCAGGAATCAGACTCCTTTTTAAATAGAATGTGATTATGTGTTAAATAATAATGTCAGAGGGGAATTATAATGTACAGAATacacttagaaaaaaattatattaccTATTCAATTAAGTAATATGACTTAAATCTGGAATAAgaatacatttctttaaaatgttttaaaatgtttgcatgtgtgttgtgGGTGGGGTGCACACACCATTGTGCAcacgtggagatcagaggaccaGGACTTGTGGGTGTCAGTAGtctcctaccatgtggatcctggtgACACTGCTTGTCCTCAGGTATGGTGGGAggtgcctctgcctgctgagccatctcaccagttcctcatttttctttaatttaaatttttttttcagagctggggaccgaacccagggccttgcgcttgctaggcaagcgctctaccgataagctaaatccccaaccccctcatttTTATTTCACAGTCAGACGGATGTAAGAATAGGACTCAATCCTGAGCAGCACATAAGTGCTTTCATCTGACATAATTTCTACTGCTAGATCCTAAGAGAGAACTTCTCAGTAGTTTCAGAATCTCTTAGTAACATTTAAACATTCGCCCGACTGAACAAAGTCTTACCTGTACACTAGCAGTGTCCACAGCACGGCCAGCAGCAGTATGTTGAGCCTCCTAGGGGCCAGGAAGCAACCGTGAATGAAGAAGGGTAAGTGGGTCCCCAGGACAACTGGAAACCCTTGACTGAAGTACCAGTGCCATGGGTGAGAGCCATAAAATGTCCCCAAGTTCTGCAGCacgttaaatttcaaaaagttaaacTGGACCAGCGTCCACTGGCAtaagtgaaagagaaaaaaattaagttagtATCAAAAACTGATTAGGGCTTTATAGTATTTGACAGAATTATAACATTAAATAAGAATTTAATCCAAAAACTCAGGTAGTCTTTAGTAAGTCTGCATAATGGCATGAGTTCCTTTAATAACTTGTTTGTCTTTTCTCACCACCCCCCTTTCTTTCGTTTCCCCTCCCActgtttcccaaatgctgggattaaaggtgtgggccaccaccgCCCTGGTTAGTAACTTGTTTTTCTAAGTATTTGATAGTGTTAATTTGTAAACTGCTAAGTTTTTAAGATTTAAGGTAAATCTCAAAAATTATGAATAATCAcacatatttttgttttacatccaattagaaaagaattttttaaactgatttttctttaattgggtgtgtgcatgcacttgaACACGTGCCCTCATGCCTAATTGCTCTTTGAGCTGAGAAGGGATCCTGCAGTTTTAGGCGGTTGTGAGCAGttccaatgtggatgctgggactccAGCAATTAGGGGCTCCTCCTCGGTGTGGGGGTTACAGTTGTGGCCACTACACGGAGGAGCATGGGCCACCACAGCCAGATTCAATACAAAAACGCTGAAAGTCTGGCTTGAGGATGCAGAGCAGTAGTTAATGGTTAAAATAGCATAATTTAGCTTAATCTAATTTTACTTACTTGGCCAAAAAAGATACGATCAATTATCAGAGACAAACTGAAGGTAATGAATCTGAAAAACAAAGTGGAACAATGACTCATATTTGAACCTGCTGAGCTAACTCCAGGCCACTGCCGTTGTACCAGTGCCGCTGTAAAAACGCTTGACCAGCTCAGCAGCTCTGGGTAAACCAGATGAGAAGACGCACttaagc from Rattus norvegicus strain BN/NHsdMcwi chromosome 8, GRCr8, whole genome shotgun sequence includes:
- the Ccpg1 gene encoding cell cycle progression protein 1 isoform 1 (isoform 1 is encoded by transcript variant 1), translating into MSENSSDSDSSCGWTVINHEGSDIEIVNSATASDNGEPTPEYSSPDQEELQVLPEGHGGGESSANITSSVGETMLSLVRETKSATEVEETTSPEDNVYFGTTSDDSDIVTLEPPKLEEMGIQEVAIIKDDLNLGSSSSSQYTFCQPEPVFSSQHSDEESSSDDTSHEPSPAPRRRRNRKKTVSISESEEPLLPEPEDEPSKETSKRHFSGGLNKCIILALVIAISMGFGHFYGTIQIQKRQQLGRKVHEDELNSVKDYLFQCQQEQECALDFKTQSSKENLERCWTTTESEKVTFETQNNNLAAENKYLRLSLEKEEKTLSSLQEELRQLKEQIRLLEDKGTSTQLVRENQVLKRYLEVEKQKTNSFLNERVTLLEEARVLKRDLERERLTAMALRAELEQLAPRQAQGHADSPSVQRGEKEIVLLQQRLAELEQKLSFEQQRSDLWERLYVEAKDQHGKQEADGRKRGSKGSHRVKSKSKETFLGTVKETFDAMKNSTKEFVRHHKEKIKQAKEAVKENLKKFSDSVKSTFRHFKDTTKNIFDEKGSKRFRASKEEATEKPRTAYSYSSYSEREAPDQNQNCRGPSAQRDRGREKPSHSEEIRQTTNSYTYKAKFDCRGTHSTRKVCSGMFECAGQESISPVNQAGPVRMNDFKQLIHWYLLNELDTFHHWKELDQFISPFFLNGVFRHDQKPFADFVDDVKGYLKSIKEYQVEDDNLEKLDGCIYRHFGHVFALPFGPSRPDKKQRMVNIENSRHRKQEQKHLHPQPCKREGKWYKYGRANGRHTANLEIELGQLPFDPKY
- the Ccpg1 gene encoding cell cycle progression protein 1 isoform X9, with amino-acid sequence MSENSSDSDSSCGWTVINHEGSDIEIVNSATASDNGEPTPEYSSPDQEELQVLPEGHGGGESSANITSSVGETMLSLVRETKSATEVEETTSPEDNVYFGTTSDDSDIVTLEPPKLEEMGIQEVAIIKDDLNLGSSSSSQYTFCQPEPEKWWEKLWKIPECIRGWDDQLRLRVPSQLALQVFSSQHSDEESSSDDTSHEPSPAPRRRRNRKKTVSISESEEPLLPEPEDEPSKETSKRHFSGGLNKCIILALVIAISMGFGHFYGTIQIQKRQQLGRKVHEDELNSVKDYLFQCQQEQECALDFKTQSSKENLERCWTTTESEKVTFETQNNNLAAENKYLRLSLEKEEKTLSSLQEELRQLKEQIRLLEDKGTSTQLVRENQVLKRYLEVEKQKTNSFLNERVTLLEEARVLKRDLERERLTAMALRAELEQLAPRQAQGHADSPSVQRGEKEIVLLQQRLAELEQKLSFEQQRSDLWERLYVEAKDQHGKQEADGRKRGSKGSHRVKSKSKETFLGTVKETFDAMKNSTKEFVRHHKEKIKQAKEAVKENLKKFSDSVKSTFRHFKDTTKNIFDEKGSKRFRASKEEATEKPRTAYSYSSYSEREAPDQNQNCRGPSAQRDRGREKPSHSEEIRQTTNSYTYKAKFDCRGTHSTRKVCSVDLIKSNVW
- the Ccpg1 gene encoding cell cycle progression protein 1 isoform X10, translated to MSENSSDSDSSCGWTVINHEGSDIEIVNSATASDNGEPTPEYSSPDQEELQVLPEGHGGGESSANITSSVGETMLSLVRETKSATEVEETTSPEDNVYFGTTSDDSDIVTLEPPKLEEMGIQEVAIIKDDLNLGSSSSSQYTFCQPEPVFSSQHSDEESSSDDTSHEPSPAPRRRRNRKKTVSISESEEPLLPEPEDEPSKETSKRHFSGGLNKCIILALVIAISMGFGHFYGTIQIQKRQQLGRKVHEDELNSVKDYLFQCQQEQECALDFKTQSSKENLERCWTTTESEKVTFETQNNNLAAENKYLRLSLEKEEKTLSSLQEELRQLKEQIRLLEDKGTSTQLVRENQVLKRYLEVEKQKTNSFLNERVTLLEEARVLKRDLERERLTAMALRAELEQLAPRQAQGHADSPSVQRGEKEIVLLQQRLAELEQKLSFEQQRSDLWERLYVEAKDQHGKQEADGRKRGSKGSHRVKSKSKETFLGTVKETFDAMKNSTKEFVRHHKEKIKQAKEAVKENLKKFSDSVKSTFRHFKDTTKNIFDEKGSKRFRASKEEATEKPRTAYSYSSYSEREAPDQNQNCRGPSAQRDRGREKPSHSEEIRQTTNSYTYKAKFDCRGTHSTRKVCSVDLIKSNVW
- the Ccpg1 gene encoding cell cycle progression protein 1 isoform X4 produces the protein MSENSSDSDSSCGWTVINHEGSDIEIVNSATASDNGEPTPEYSSPDQEELQVLPEGHGGGESSANITSSVGETMLSLVRETKSATEVEETTSPEDNVYFGTTSDDSDIVTLEPPKLEEMGIQEVAIIKDDLNLGSSSSSQYTFCQPEPVFSSQHSDEESSSDDTSHEPSPAPRRRRNRKKTVSISESEEPLLPEPEDEPSKETSKRHFSGGLNKCIILALVIAISMGFGHFYGKNEGNKGKGTIQIQKRQQLGRKVHEDELNSVKDYLFQCQQEQECALDFKTQSSKENLERCWTTTESEKVTFETQNNNLAAENKYLRLSLEKEEKTLSSLQEELRQLKEQIRLLEDKGTSTQLVRENQVLKRYLEVEKQKTNSFLNERVTLLEEARVLKRDLERERLTAMALRAELEQLAPRQAQGHADSPSVQRGEKEIVLLQQRLAELEQKLSFEQQRSDLWERLYVEAKDQHGKQEADGRKRGSKGSHRVKSKSKETFLGTVKETFDAMKNSTKEFVRHHKEKIKQAKEAVKENLKKFSDSVKSTFRHFKDTTKNIFDEKGSKRFRASKEEATEKPRTAYSYSSYSEREAPDQNQNCRGPSAQRDRGREKPSHSEEIRQTTNSYTYKAKFDCRGTHSTRKVCSGMFECAGQESISPVNQAGPVRMNDFKQLIHWYLLNELDTFHHWKELDQFISPFFLNGVFRHDQKPFADFVDDVKGYLKSIKEYQVEDDNLEKLDGCIYRHFGHVFALPFGPSRPDKKQRMVNIENSRHRKQEQKHLHPQPCKREGKWYKYGRANGRHTANLEIELGQLPFDPKY
- the Ccpg1 gene encoding cell cycle progression protein 1 isoform 2 (isoform 2 is encoded by transcript variant 2) — protein: MSENSSDSDSSCGWTVINHEGSDIEIVNSATASDNGEPTPEYSSPDQEELQVLPEGHGGGESSANITSSVGETMLSLVRETKSATEVEETTSPEDNVYFGTTSDDSDIVTLEPPKLEEMGIQEVAIIKDDLNLGSSSSSQYTFCQPEPVFSSQHSDEESSSDDTSHEPSPAPRRRRNRKKTVSISESEEPLLPEPEDEPSKETSKRHFSGGLNKCIILALVIAISMGFGHFYGTIQIQKRQQLGRKVHEDELNSVKDYLFQCQQEQECALDFKTQSSKENLERCWTTTESEKVTFETQNNNLAAENKYLRLSLEKEEKTLSSLQEELRQLKEQIRLLEDKGTSTQLVRENQVLKRYLEVEKQKTNSFLNERVTLLEEARVLKRDLERERLTAMALRAELEQLAPRQAQGHADSPSVQRGEKEIVLLQQRLAELEQKLSFEQQRSDLWERLYVEAKDQHGKQEADGRKRGSKGSHRVKSKSKETFLGTVKETFDAMKNSTKEFVRHHKEKIKQAKEAVKENLKKFSDSVKSTFRHFKDTTKNIFDEKGSKRFRASKEEATEKPRTAYSYSSYSEREAPDQNQNCRGPSAQRDRGREKPSHSEEIRQTTNSYTYKAKFDCRGTHSTRKVCSGMFECAGQESISPVNQAGPVRMNDFKQLIHWYLLNELDTFHHWKELDQFISPFFLNGVFRHDQKPFADFVDDVKGYLKSIKEYQVEDDNLEKLDGCIYRHFGHVFALPFGPSRPDKKQRMVNIENSRHRKQEQKHLHPQPCKREEPVGL